A portion of the Caenorhabditis elegans chromosome III genome contains these proteins:
- the hpl-2 gene encoding Chromobox protein homolog hpl-2 (Confirmed by transcript evidence), producing the protein MSSKSTKRAKIEDPKDNVFMVEKVLDKRTGKAGRDEFLIQWQGFPESDSSWEPRENLQCVEMLDEFEREFSKREKPIRKRHSQKPEPSEDQADPEEDKDEKKETNQNDKFSLEGKQLKCIVGLTKGPGELHFLCKFSDDTARLLPAKEVNSRYPSQVIRYYESKLTIQDPKADEL; encoded by the exons atgtcgaGCAAATCAACAAAGCGAGCAAAAATCGAAGATCCG AAGGACAACGTGTTCATGGTGGAAAAAGTGCTGGACAAGCGAACTGGAAAAGCCGGCAGAGACGAATTTCTCATACAGTGGCAAGGATTCCCCGAGTCTGACTCTAGCTGGGAGCCGAGAGAGAATCTCCAGTGCGTCGAGATGTTGGACGAGTTTGAGAgggaattttcaaag agAGAGAAACCAATTCGCAAACGACACAGCCAGAAGCCCGAACCTTCCGAAGATCAAGCGGATCCAGAAGAGGATAAAGATGAAAAGAAGGAAACGAATCAAAATGACAAATTCTCACTGGAAGGCAAGCAGTTAAAATGCATTGTCGGGCTCACCAAGGGACCTGGGGAACTTCATTTTCTGTGCAAATTCAGTGATGACACGGCACGGCTTCTTCCAGCGAAGGAGGTGAACAGTCG CTATCCGAGCCAAGTTATCAGATACTACGAATCCAAGCTAACAATCCAAGACCCAAAAGCCGACGAGCTTTAA
- the K01G5.10 gene encoding Haloacid dehalogenase-like hydrolase domain-containing protein 3 (Confirmed by transcript evidence), translating into MLSNLLRTTSRNLSTPPVVKVLSLDARDTLITMKESPPIVYSRFARQYDLEVDSDQIMGSFLKNYKRMSIASPCFGFNGIGNKSWWIEVVSSTLLDCAPDSEKGRVEVIAGALYNHYATPEPWKLVESDTRQTLQKLRLKGIILVVISNFDSRLKSLLSQFNLLDLFSMTVLSGEIGYEKPDEKIFQLVVNHFDLISPSEILHIGDNLKNDFHGAKNFGCRALLFDSSSSHNVEPFYCISRLSDLKLY; encoded by the exons ATGCTCTCCAACCTGCTCCGTACAACTTCTCGTAACCTTTCCACCCCTCCAGTCGTGAAAGTTCTCTCCCTAGATGCTCGTGATACACTAATCACGATGAAAGAGTCTCCACCGATAGTTTATTCCCGTTTCGCGAGGCAATATGATTTGGAAGTCGACTCCGATCAAATCATGGGAAgctttcttaaaaattataaacgaATGAGCATCGCATCGCCCTGCTTTGGGTTCAATGGAATTGGAAACAAAAGTTGGTGGATTGAAGTAGTTTCTTCTACGCTTTTGGAT TGTGCTCCGGATTCTGAAAAAGGACGGGTTGAAGTGATCGCTGGAGCTTTGTACAATCACTATGCAACTCCTGAGCCGTGGAAACTAGTTGAAAGCGAt acGCGCCAAACTCTGCAAAAACTTCGCCTGAAAGGAATCATCCTGGTTGTCATCTCCAATTTCGATAGTCGCTTGAAATCTCTACTTTCTCAATTCAATTTACTCGATCTTTTCTCCATGACAGTTCTCTCCGGCGAAATTGGGTACGAAAAGCCCGATGAGAAGATCTTCCAGCTAGTTGTCAACCATTTCGATCTAATTTCTCCCTCGGAAATCTTGCACATTGgagacaatttgaaaaatgatttccatGGCGCCAAAAATTTCGGCTGTAGAGCTCTATTGTTTGATTCATCTTCCTCTCATAATGTTGAACCGTTTTATTGTATTTCTCGTTTGTCAGATTTGAAGCtttattaa
- the dpy-28 gene encoding Condensin complex subunit 1 (Partially confirmed by transcript evidence) encodes MPRKQRVVTTPSPPTSDEDEDMDFGSTSQQQQQQPTRNNDGLSGFKSITEIIAEADNNIPSEQIDKDIDSFSSYSDISDWRGIPKFFPSLSSLSRRASTYENWENRFKVVDYLVSCSGALKDSVSDYVADYFEKNESGEDHSVDVELVHAVSMFVILTQRLTVQLQLYVSKSIASANQQAKRGTGRGGRQVDLDDDIVKWKDIQRHRMINCLLELLELRVDTVAGTKKKAIQYVFAPDVMEKDFLLRFLDTVVQLLEDPENMARSSQQWISHYFRILKVLSADYGMTKDVANCLFTALSHSYLEAANTFPFIEPLVTLMKENGEGSGRIYQPLRNVLQLVICRVGNLYAGERAEKPPPKAFCMMVQSLAINVHDLMLQDITHVYRLLQNQHVNVRMSTLHALADMFSSSYLSQSLCDTFASRRLKREGIFKRLLAHTNDEATNVRSKAVSLLRNIMENRRIPEEFESCGLLSIVGSRLNDKSVQVRKSAIQFLTTFLDNNRHGHDFNREMHQLKLNAKCSELRNAEEPQSKAIQGAENAFRQNLFTLTAGVRVEVYDIFRRRYRVEPERSITDILTGLFSPGSGNRLVRYYVAQENFPFRDRIPSLRERRSDDMEDDDDDTVSLEDDDMTSLVSEVVKWVVAQAEEDYVTFKVQLTQMDDDQLLENEQEARDRNNQIMQLRAQVQQLINKMSIEQELSRCVTIALRCVLNGETAEIKEGIRFLTRCKLFEITGADDAIRSMCSLVWRPSADILNELIEAAEDMFISRLDGNEKASERDSSTVENLMKAMNGVTEKDRPSVEEVIYLLAATELVHVDSDKNKVPRKRRPIEANVINKLWMIALDMSHGINSRKIDALRILYPISRSERGIAEARSRLRVVQKKLMDPELAVDALRIISILGTPTKLENEQDAYSRPLFKIHQDDSLWKSIEKLFFYEIMKADDNPDRDWFGVIRLTITTILSLSMDVNVMLPKLASHFVYRTKRISDFFLFYCDQVDDATDDTRKKMAQRRREYWALTYCRVMEKLMAFIGEVAVQLNAYIQVTIPKLHTRYVSKMVDAEKNDANIREEPVRFLSDLEKSVAQRKTIFTVPQDTTPGATSNDLHHLVSVMCDKRLFVPNKLMGRLLPIVVYGMRCKIMPTRIRHAATVAYGKMMPLSAEISAFAAPSFFSAMTKSSSILLRCNLVAACCDFAFAQPTLFELFAQSLFRMSQDESPLARESTILVLSHLMSNDMIQTRGVLSEAARCICDPTRAVRDVAQSFFKELNSRTDTIIQLLPEFLYHLSNGNERMSFKSYKTVFEFLIQLLKDKPKASADSMIDRVCIKFSNTDMNDSETPKYLLVALAKFVQNDGGLHRLQDNWRHWSKFMCHPSVAKEYRMMVEHMHSTSKNDEFKSQCVELIDNINKIESEGLRKEDVAIGSSITKNKGRAKKNPTTMSGSSRTTSRAANSRRRAPPPAQSDEDDSDSDDAPAAPRSAARRKAKKSAVADDDSDSDEFMLDD; translated from the exons ATGCCGAGAAAACAACGCGTTGTCACTACACCGTCACCACCGACTTCAGATGAAGATGAGGATATGGATTTTGGCTCGACGAGccagcaacagcagcagcagccgaCACGGAATAATGATGGATTGAG tggctTCAAAAGTATCACGGAAATCATCGCCGAAGCTGACAATAATATTCCATCCGAACAAATCGATAAGGATATCGACAGTTTCTCTTCATATTCGGATATTTCTGATTGGAGAGGAATTCCAAAGTTCTTTCCATCGTTGAGCTCACTTTCACGGCGAGCTTCTACTTATGAGAATTGGGAAAATCGATTCAAAGTCGTCGATTATCTCGTTTCTT gtTCCGGAGCTCTAAAAGACTCTGTAAGCGACTACGTGGCcgattatttcgaaaaaaatgaatctgGAGAAGATCATAGTGTCGATGTGGAATTGGTGCATGCAGTCAGTATGTTTGTAATTCTTACTCAACGATTGACTGTTCAACTTCAATTATACGTATCAAAATCGATAGCATCAGCCAATCAACAGGCGAAACGTGGTACTGGAAGAGGTGGTCGTCAAGTTGATTTAGATGATGATATTGTCAAGTGGAAGGATATTCAGAGACATCGG atgATCAACTGCCTGCTGGAATTACTTGAACTTCGTGTCGACACCGTTGCCGGAACCAAGAAAAAGGCGATTCAATACGTTTTTGCGCCGGATGTCATGGAAAAGGACTTTTTGCTTCGCTTCCTTGACACAGTTGTCCAATTGCTTGAAGATCCCGAGAATATGGCTCGTTCCAGTCAACAATGgatttctcattatttcagaATTCTGAAAGTACTTTCTGCGGACTATGGAATGACTAAAGACGTCGCCAATTGTCTATTCACAGCACTTTCTCATTCATATTTGGAAGCTGCTAATACTTTTCCGTTTATTGAACCATTGGTCACTTTGATGAAAGAGAATGGAGAAGGATCTGGCAGAATTTATC AACCCCTTCGAAACGTGCTTCAACTAGTAATCTGCCGTGTCGGAAATCTGTACGCAGGCGAACGAGCCGAAAAGCCACCACCAAAAGCATTCTGTATGATGGTTCAATCACTTGCAATAAATGTTCACGATTTAATGCTTCAAGATATAACACACGTCTACAGACTTCTCCAAAATCAACATGTAAATGTTCGAATGTCAACTCTTCACGCATTAGCTGACATGTTTTCATCGTCATATCTTTCCCAATCCCTCTGTGATACATTTGCCAGCCGCCGTCTTAAACGAGAGGGAATTTTCAAACGACTTCTCGCACATACTAATGATGAGGCAACAAATGTCCGATCGAAGGCTGTTTCTCTTCTCAGAAATATTATGGAAAATCGCCGGATTCCAGAAGAATTTGAGAGTTGTGGATTATTGTCAATTGTCGGAAGTCGGCTTAATGATAAGTCGGTTCAAGTACGAAAATCGGCCATTCAGTTTTTGACCACTTTTTTGGATAATAATCGACATGGACATGAT ttcaatcgTGAAATGCACCAGCTGAAATTGAACGCGAAATGCTCGGAGCTTCGAAACGCCGAAGAACCCCAATCGAAAGCGATTCAAGGCGCCGAAAATGCGTTCAGGCAGAATTTATTCACATTGACAGCCGGCGTTCGTGTTGAGGTTTACGATATTTTCCGTCGAAGATATCGCGTCGAACCAGAAAG atcaatcaCCGATATCTTGACGGGCCTCTTTTCGCCGGGTTCTGGAAATCGTCTGGTACGGTACTACGTGGCACAGGAGAATTTCCCATT CCGTGACCGTATTCCAAGCCTCCGCGAGCGCCGTAGCGACGATATGGAAGACGACGATGATGATACGGTATCTCTGGAGGATGATGATATGACGTCACTTGTTAGCGAAGTTGTTAAATGGGTTGTTGCACAGGCCGAGGAGGATTATGTCACTTTTAAG GTTCAACTAACCCAAATGGACGATGATCAACTATTGGAAAATGAGCAAGAAGCACGAGACCGTAACAATCAAATAATGCAGTTGAGAGCTCAAGTTCAACaattaatcaataaaatgaGCATCGAGCAAGAGCTGAGTCGGTGTGTCACGATAGCGTTACGATGTGTTCTGAACGGAGAGACTGCAGAGATTAAAGAGGGAATCCGATTCTTGACGAGATGCAAGTTATTCGAGATCACAGGAGCAGATGATGCGATTCGATCGATGTGCTCGTTGGTTTGGAGGCCATCCGCtgatattttaaatgaattaatTGAAGCTGCCGAGGATATGTTTATTAGTCGATTGGATGGAAATGAAAAAGCATCGGAAAGAGATTCATCAACAGTTGAGAATCTAATGAAAGCAATGAACGGAGTTACAGAAAAAGATCGTCCATCTGTTGAAGAAGTTATTTATCTTTTAGCAGCCACTGAACTTGTACATGTTGATAGTGATAAGAACAAAGTTCCACGTAAAAGACGTCCCATCGAAGCAAATGTGATCAATAAGCTATGGATGATTGCACTCGACATGTCGCATGGCATCAATTCCCGGAAAATCGATGCTTTACGAATACTCTATCCAATTTCTAGAAGTGAACGAGGAATCGCTGAGGCGAGATCTCGACTTCGTGTAGTTCAGAAGAAGCTGATGGATCCAGAGTTGGCTGTTGATGCGTTGAGGATTATTTCGATTCTAGGCACGCCGACAAAGTTGGAAAATGAACAGGATGCGTATAGCAGGCCTTTGTTCAAGATTCATCAGGATGATTCGTTGTGGAAATCCATTGAGAAATTGTTCTTTTATG aaataatgaAAGCAGACGATAATCCTGATCGTGACTGGTTCGGAGTAATTCGACTAACAATCACAACTATTCTAAGTCTCTCAATGGACGTCAATGTGATGCTTCCAAAGCTCGCCTCGCATTTTGTATACCGAACGAAGAGAATCAGTGATTTCTTTCTGTTCTATTGCGATCAAGTTGATGATGCTACAGATGATACCAGAAAGAAGATGGCTCAACGTCGAAGAGAATATTGGGCATTGACTTATTGTAGAgtaatggaaaaattaatggCATTTATTGGTGAAGTGGCTGTTCAGTTGAATGCTTATATTCAAGTAACAATCCCAAAACTTCATACAAGATATGTATCGAAAATGGTTGACGCCGAGAAAAACGATGCGAATATTCGTGAAGAACCCGTCAGATTCCTAAGTGATCTTGAGAAATCGGTTGCTCAACGGAAAACAATATTCACAGTACCACAAGACACTACACCAGGTGCCACATCCAATGATCTACACCATCTTGTGTCTGTCATGTGTGACAAACGGCTTTTCGTACCGAATAAGCTTATGGGGCGGCTTCTACCGATTGTCGTTTACGGGATGAGGTGTAAGATAATGCCTACGAGGATTAGGCATGCCGCGACGGTAGCCTATGGAAAGATGATGCCATTGAG CGCCGAAATCTCTGCATTCGCAGCTCCATCGTTCTTCTCTGCAATGACAAAATCTTCTTCAATTCTGCTTCGTTGCAATTTAGTCGCTGCTTGCTGTGATTTTGCATTTGCCCAGCCGACACTCTTCGAGCTTTTCGCTCAGAGTCTTTTCAGAAT gtCTCAAGACGAATCACCATTGGCTCGTGAATCGACAATACTCGTCTTATCACATTTAATGTCGAATGATATGATTCAAACGCGTGGAGTCCTCTCGGAGGCGGCTCGTTGTATTTGTGATCCGACTCGAGCCGTCCGTGACGTTGCACAATCATTCTTCAAAGAGCTCAACTCGAGAACTGATACCATTATACAGTTGCTCCCCGAGTTCTTGTATCATTTGTCGAATGGAAATGAGCGAATGTCTTTCAAGTCGTATAAGACTGTTTTTGA attcctaATCCAATTGCTAAAGGATAAGCCAAAAGCGAGCGCTGATTCGATGATTGATCGAGTTTGTATCAAATTCTCGAATActga catgaACGACTCGGAAACACCGAAATATTTGCTTGTGGCTCTCGCCAAATTTGTGCAAAATGATGGAGGCCTTCATAGG cttcaaGACAACTGGCGTCACTGGAGCAAGTTTATGTGTCATCCGAGTGTTGCAAAAGAGTATCGAATGATGGTTGAACATATGCATTCAACgtcgaaaaatgatgaattcaAAAGTCAATGTGTTGAATTGATTGATaatatcaataaaattgaatcaGAAGGATTGAGAAAAGAGGATGTTGCTATTGGATCTTCAATCACCAAG aacaaaggCCGCGCGAAGAAGAATCCCACCACCATGTCAGGATCATCCCGAACAACATCCCGAGCAGCCAACTCAAGACGCAGAGCTCCTCCACCAGCACAATCCGATGAAGATGATTCGGATTCCGACGATGCTCCGGCGGCACCTCGATCTGCTGCACGacgaaaagctaaaaaatcagCGGTGGCTGATGATGATTCGGATTCCGACGAATTTATGCTCGatgattaa
- the tasp-1 gene encoding TASPase homolog (Confirmed by transcript evidence;~Product from WormBase gene class tasp), translating into MSNCEIIAVHGGACAKFDASLAEDCRFACGTGTVENALTDLERIEKFNCGFGSHLTIDQEVECEASYMSSKNLSFGAVGAISNVFHPSRVARHLAHSNWWKQRRLLHPLILVGRGAEKYAVKNDFPTCTPEELVSKAAKESFEKYLHRMLHPYDTHDTVGAISINTNTMNSESGTSSGGIVLKHSGRLGHSCVYGSGTWSERRQYEEPFDQVSERTISICSTGHGESLVKADFCRGIATRVLDDEEGIMYSEIIREFIHEKMEHGSRYGGIALIADKFKDRMSLEFLIFHNCRYLPAAVRCRDNQIRVFESQFDPDQCTTDPKCVIESFIM; encoded by the exons atgagcaactGCGAGATAATCGCGGTGCACGGAG GTGCGTGTGCTAAATTCGACGCAAGTCTTGCCGAGGACTGCCGTTTTGCGTGTGGTACAGGCACTGTTGAGAATGCGTTGACG gatctTGAAAGAATAGAAAAGTTCAACTGTGGATTCGGCTCACATTTGACTATCGATCAAGAAGTTGAATGTGAAGCATCATATATGTCATCCAAAAATTTAAG tttCGGCGCGGTCGGCGCGATTTCCAACGTTTTCCATCCGTCCCGAGTGGCACGTCACCTTGCACATAGCAATTGGTGGAAGCAGCGACGTCTTCTTCATCCCCTTATTCTTGTTGGTCGTGGAGCAGAGAAATATGCTGTTAAAAATg attttccaacgTGTACACCTGAAGAACTCGTATCAAAAGCGGCGAAAGAGAGCTTTGAGAAGTATTTACATCGAATGCTTCATCCATATGATACACATGACACTGTAGGAGCTATTTCAATTAATACCAAT ACAATGAACTCAGAATCCGGTACTTCAAGCGGTGGAATTGTGCTAAAACACTCGGGACGGCTTGGTCACAGCTGTGTATATGGAAGTGGAACATGGTCTGAACGAAGGCAATACGAAGAACCATTTGATCAAGTCAGTGAACGAACCATCTCGATTTGTTCGACAGGACACGGTGAATCACTTGTGAAAGCCGATTTCTGCAGGGGTATCGCCACGAGAGTGCT AGACGACGAGGAGGGTATCATGTACAGTGAGATTATTCGAGAATTCATACACGAAAAAATGGAACA tggATCCCGATACGGTGGCATCGCATTGATCGCCGACAAATTCAAAGATCGAATGTCGCtggaatttctgattttccatAATTGTCGATATCTTCCGGCTGCAGTTCGTTGTCGAGACAATCAGATTCGTGTTTTTGAATCACAATTCGATCCGGATCAATGTACTACTGATCCTAAATGTGTTATCGAGTCATTCATCATGTAA
- the rnf-113 gene encoding putative E3 ubiquitin-protein ligase rnf113 (Confirmed by transcript evidence) has product MDLFRKPKKRNAPVVRKKESSSDEDQDSEVKDVIQKRRRTNPMVQSTKQLDASTRRADNSSDDSDDSDDNQDIAVATHSFAASGDAGPSGPRDQGATATLEVDTDYSHDAQAQFERVQQQLKEGVEKDGKILYKGSALYGAKEAKDTAKGNAASGYNRVGPVRAPQFLRQTVRWDFAPDICKDYKETGFCTFGDSCKFVHDRSDYKHGWEIDEEYEAGKYGAEDDANYEIHEGDDTFPEDCFICGNPFVDPIVTKCKHYFCTGCALKSFQKSSKCPICQQNTENIMNTAKELLTYLKRKKQQQKQEAEKQEEEKDSDDDEKPHECDDHHHHDHEDEPEEPENDSNVPEAEEKSDEEQEIMMEDVEGLEGGENDSESDDDDAEKD; this is encoded by the exons atggATCTCTTCCGAAAACCGAAAAAGCGCAATGCACCCGTCGTTCGTAAAAAGGAAAGCTCAAGTGATGAGGATCAAGATTCAGAAGTGAAGGATGTGATTCAAAAGCGACGTCGTACGAATCCGATGGTCCAGTCG aCCAAACAACTAGACGCCTCAACACGACGTGCTGATAATTCATCGGATGATTCTGACGACTCTGACGACAATCAGGATATCGCAGTAGCAACTCACTCGTTCGCCGCTTCAGGAGATGCCGGTCCATCTGGACCACGTGATCAAGGTGCCACTGCAACACTCGAAGTGGACACAGACTATTCACACGATGCCCAGGCTCAATTCGAACGAGTCCAACAGCAACTGAAGGAAGGCGTCGAGAAAGACGGAAAAATTCTGTACAAGGGAAGTGCACTGTATGGAGCCAAAGAGGCGAAGGATACGGCCAAGGGAAACGCTGCAAGTGGTTATAATCGAGTTGGGCCCGTTCGGGCGCCACAATTTCTACGACAAACAGTCCGTTGGGATTTTGCACCGGATATTTGCAAGGATTACAAGGAGACTGGATTCTGTACGTTTGGAGATTCGTGTAAATTTGTGCACGACCGATCGGACTATAAACACGGATGGGAGATTGATGAGGAGTACGAAGCAGGAAAATATGGTGCTGAAGACGATGCGAATTACGAGATTCATGAAGGCGACGATACGTTTCCGGAGGATTGTTTTATTTGCGGAAATCCATTTGTTGATCCGATCGTGACAAAATGCAAGCACTACTTTTGCACCGGTTGTGCGTTGAAATCGTTCCAAAAGTCGTCAAAATGCCCAATATGTCAGCAGAATACTGAGAATATTATGAATACCGCAAAAG agctcctAACCTACCTGAAACGGAAGAAGCAACAACAGAAGCAAGAAGCCGAGAAacaggaagaagaaaaagataGTGACGATGATGAAAAACCACACGAATGCGACGATCACCATCATCATGATCACGAAGATGAGCCCGAGGAGCCTGAAAACGACTCAAATGTTCCAGAAGCCGAGGAGAAGAGCGATGAGGAACAGGAGATTATGATGGAGGATGTGGAAGGGCTTGAAGGTGGAGAAAATGACTCTGagagtgatgatgatgatgctgAAAAagattga